One Candidatus Nanopelagicales bacterium genomic region harbors:
- a CDS encoding DUF433 domain-containing protein: MRGELVTFTESRAAELAGIRVARLREWAAKGIVTPSSERRVGRRRAIFYDFDSMVELLVAAQIRDSVSLQHMRAVTERLRQTGHQKPLRQMKFAVAGNDIYFQLPDGSWEGGRQIGQAVIHQVIPLAKIRAAIRSSVQPDRSDRAGRVERRRGVHGSRAVFAGTRIPVTTVENYLREGFSDADVFHAYPDLKPADIAAARQAMASA, from the coding sequence ATGCGGGGAGAACTGGTCACCTTCACTGAATCGCGGGCCGCCGAGCTCGCCGGGATTAGGGTTGCCCGGCTCAGGGAGTGGGCGGCCAAGGGGATCGTGACGCCCAGTTCGGAGCGCCGGGTTGGGAGACGCCGGGCCATCTTCTACGACTTCGACTCCATGGTCGAACTTCTCGTGGCCGCGCAGATCCGCGACTCGGTATCTCTGCAGCACATGCGCGCTGTGACTGAGCGCCTTCGCCAGACAGGACACCAGAAGCCACTTCGGCAGATGAAGTTCGCGGTGGCTGGGAACGACATCTACTTCCAGCTGCCCGACGGATCGTGGGAGGGCGGACGCCAGATCGGCCAGGCCGTCATCCACCAAGTCATTCCCCTGGCGAAGATCCGTGCCGCGATTCGCAGTAGCGTCCAGCCAGACCGCAGTGACCGAGCTGGCCGAGTCGAGCGCCGCCGAGGCGTTCATGGCTCGCGGGCAGTGTTCGCCGGGACGAGAATCCCAGTCACCACCGTCGAGAACTACCTGCGGGAAGGTTTCTCTGACGCCGACGTATTCCATGCATACCCGGACCTGAAACCCGCTGACATCGCTGCTGCTCGGCAGGCGATGGCTTCGGCGTGA
- a CDS encoding DUF5615 family PIN-like protein yields MSPQLFLLDQCVSADVAHCLRRVGHSCETAATVGLSDAQDDLLVVAADDMGAILITHDEEMARKRAKRPIGRVIYLGCREWEAGRVLLAELEPVLEVISRYEDVTILLDRSGFRVEHGWRKWDDGDLG; encoded by the coding sequence GTGAGCCCGCAGCTCTTCTTGCTCGATCAGTGCGTCTCGGCGGATGTCGCTCATTGCCTGCGCCGAGTTGGCCACAGTTGTGAGACCGCCGCAACCGTGGGTCTCTCGGATGCGCAGGACGACCTGCTGGTCGTAGCGGCCGACGACATGGGGGCGATCCTGATCACCCACGACGAGGAGATGGCACGCAAGCGCGCGAAGCGGCCAATCGGGCGGGTGATCTACCTTGGATGCCGCGAGTGGGAGGCTGGCCGCGTTCTGCTCGCTGAGTTGGAGCCCGTTCTTGAGGTCATCTCCCGCTACGAAGATGTCACGATCCTGTTGGACCGGTCGGGATTCAGGGTCGAACACGGCTGGAGGAAGTGGGACGACGGTGATCTCGGGTGA